Proteins found in one Corallococcus exiguus genomic segment:
- a CDS encoding DUF2019 domain-containing protein, translating to MAQHPLVRTYVEAAELHGQASVEGKHRAANTQYARLITAWRELRAQGKDGRSALTGLLQDSNPRVRLWAASHALEFAPVLAEAELERLALGPAGVVRLDAEMTLSEWRAGNMKFTED from the coding sequence ATGGCTCAGCACCCACTCGTTCGAACCTACGTAGAAGCAGCGGAGCTGCACGGACAGGCGTCCGTCGAAGGCAAGCACCGGGCTGCCAATACTCAGTACGCCAGGCTCATCACCGCGTGGCGGGAGCTACGAGCGCAGGGGAAGGACGGACGCTCGGCCCTGACGGGACTGCTGCAGGATAGCAATCCTCGCGTTCGTCTCTGGGCCGCATCTCATGCCCTGGAATTCGCTCCCGTGCTCGCGGAGGCGGAACTGGAGCGGCTGGCCCTGGGGCCCGCGGGCGTGGTGCGACTCGACGCAGAGATGACGCTCAGCGAGTGGCGGGCCGGGAACATGAAGTTCACGGAGGACTGA
- a CDS encoding S8 family serine peptidase, with protein sequence MKKSVLSVLLSSLLLNACGAEVPAAPVATTAAPIATQTAPSKNPRRFVPGQAIVKFKGSDRALTDAELPPVRGFRAQLVQPLSSGAVVVSLEAEARSAATSIAEEEARTLEAIAELRRNPDVEYAHENLYMEFFATPTDPLYSQQWNYPAINLPTAWNSVTGNVKIAVLDTGRLDHPDLSGAWTTGYDFGQGDADPYDTNTYHHGLHVAGILAARTNNGIGGAGVCWGCQLMPVKVSTASNGVLLSAVDDAIRYAADNGARVINMSFGTAYNPNAPAAVYPCTNYPDIQSAVTYAVGKGVVVVAAGGNDGVAGLLTANITPASCTGVIAVGASTQTGARAPWSSGGSRVDVIAPGGTASAGFYGQGIGCPADPNTADPYSGTDQVLSAWAIGKPGATLLAGDYCHRYLSGTSMSSPHVAGLAALILSQKPSMTPAQVTARIKSTATAVSGCGSNCGTGRINAAAAVYTNLPPRPDKGPWYNPARSGNGLDIQHLASDQIHVTWYTYTSAGVPIWYQAYLFAEPGEWRGDLLKTTWTGSSATLSVVGTMRITYSSGLWRFYWTLGSLSGNEPIQFLAFGSGSSVMNLNGLWYNGAEPGWGTSFNTQGNTHVVNLTVYQGSNPVWLQGVVSSTSTSLSFPMAYITGTNLCPGCTGTTSTSATAAGTFTVNGSAGSPIGMAASSAVSFPGGTWNRPSFTLNRLTGP encoded by the coding sequence GTGAAGAAGTCTGTTCTATCCGTCCTGCTTTCATCTCTATTGCTGAATGCCTGCGGCGCTGAGGTCCCCGCCGCGCCCGTCGCGACCACGGCCGCGCCCATCGCCACGCAGACCGCGCCGTCGAAGAATCCCCGCCGGTTCGTGCCGGGACAGGCCATCGTGAAGTTCAAGGGCTCCGACAGGGCCCTCACGGACGCCGAGCTGCCTCCGGTCCGAGGCTTCCGTGCCCAGCTCGTCCAGCCTCTCTCCAGCGGCGCGGTGGTGGTGTCGCTGGAAGCGGAGGCGCGGTCCGCCGCCACGTCCATCGCGGAGGAGGAGGCGCGCACCCTGGAGGCCATCGCGGAGCTGCGGCGGAATCCAGACGTCGAATACGCGCATGAGAACCTCTACATGGAGTTCTTCGCCACGCCAACGGACCCCCTGTACTCACAGCAGTGGAACTACCCGGCCATCAACCTGCCCACGGCCTGGAACAGTGTCACCGGCAACGTGAAGATCGCCGTGCTCGACACCGGCAGGCTCGACCATCCGGACCTCAGCGGGGCCTGGACGACAGGGTATGACTTTGGACAGGGGGACGCGGACCCCTACGACACGAACACCTACCACCACGGCTTGCACGTGGCCGGCATCCTCGCGGCGCGCACGAACAACGGCATCGGTGGCGCGGGCGTCTGCTGGGGTTGTCAGCTCATGCCCGTCAAGGTCTCCACCGCCAGCAACGGCGTCCTTCTGTCCGCGGTGGACGATGCCATCCGCTACGCGGCGGACAACGGCGCGCGCGTCATCAACATGAGCTTCGGGACGGCCTACAACCCCAACGCCCCCGCGGCCGTCTATCCCTGCACGAACTACCCCGACATCCAGAGCGCGGTGACCTACGCCGTCGGCAAGGGCGTGGTGGTGGTCGCCGCCGGTGGCAATGACGGCGTGGCGGGTCTGCTGACGGCGAACATCACGCCCGCCTCCTGCACCGGCGTCATCGCCGTGGGCGCCAGCACGCAGACCGGTGCGCGGGCGCCATGGAGCAGCGGCGGCTCTCGCGTCGACGTCATCGCGCCAGGCGGCACCGCCAGCGCCGGCTTCTACGGCCAGGGCATTGGCTGCCCCGCGGACCCCAACACGGCGGACCCGTACAGCGGCACGGACCAGGTTCTCTCGGCCTGGGCCATTGGCAAGCCGGGGGCCACGCTGCTGGCGGGTGACTACTGCCACCGATACCTGAGCGGCACCTCCATGTCCTCTCCGCACGTCGCGGGCCTCGCCGCGCTCATCCTCTCGCAGAAGCCCTCGATGACGCCCGCGCAGGTCACCGCGCGCATCAAGTCCACCGCGACGGCGGTCTCCGGCTGCGGGAGCAACTGCGGCACCGGCCGCATCAACGCGGCGGCGGCCGTCTACACCAACCTCCCGCCCCGCCCGGACAAGGGCCCCTGGTACAACCCCGCGCGCTCCGGCAACGGCCTGGACATCCAGCACCTCGCCTCCGACCAGATCCACGTCACCTGGTACACGTACACGTCCGCGGGCGTGCCCATCTGGTACCAGGCCTACCTCTTCGCGGAGCCCGGCGAGTGGCGGGGCGATCTGCTCAAGACCACCTGGACAGGCTCCAGCGCGACGTTGTCCGTGGTGGGGACGATGCGCATCACCTACAGCAGCGGACTGTGGCGCTTCTACTGGACGCTGGGTTCGCTCTCCGGCAACGAGCCCATCCAATTCCTGGCCTTTGGTAGCGGCAGCTCCGTGATGAACCTGAATGGCCTCTGGTACAACGGCGCGGAGCCCGGCTGGGGCACCAGCTTCAACACGCAGGGCAACACCCACGTCGTCAACCTGACCGTCTACCAGGGCAGCAACCCGGTGTGGCTGCAGGGCGTGGTGAGCAGCACCTCCACGTCGCTGAGCTTCCCGATGGCGTACATCACCGGCACGAACCTCTGCCCGGGTTGCACCGGAACGACGTCGACCTCGGCGACGGCCGCGGGCACCTTCACCGTCAATGGCTCGGCGGGCAGTCCCATTGGAATGGCGGCCTCCTCCGCGGTGAGCTTCCCCGGCGGGACGTGGAACCGGCCCTCCTTCACGCTCAACCGTCTGACGGGGCCATAG
- a CDS encoding helix-turn-helix domain-containing protein gives MNEELGITIGTAARAAREHLGLTQAEVAERIGLVHPVYSRLERGKMLPSVPSLYRLCQELRVSPETLLGLTPAGEVRKGSKKQSPREDGDAPDLRRLLHLARKLDAEKLDALLHVASALAR, from the coding sequence ATGAATGAAGAACTCGGCATCACCATTGGCACGGCGGCGCGCGCCGCCCGCGAGCATCTGGGACTGACGCAGGCCGAAGTCGCCGAGCGCATTGGACTGGTACACCCCGTCTACAGCCGCCTGGAGCGCGGCAAGATGCTGCCCAGCGTCCCGTCCCTCTATCGCCTCTGCCAGGAGCTGCGCGTCTCCCCTGAAACGCTGTTGGGCCTGACCCCAGCGGGCGAGGTGCGCAAGGGTTCGAAGAAGCAGTCGCCCCGGGAAGACGGCGACGCGCCGGACCTGCGACGCCTGCTGCACCTCGCGCGCAAGCTGGACGCGGAGAAACTGGACGCACTCCTCCATGTCGCATCCGCCCTGGCGCGTTGA
- a CDS encoding Ppx/GppA phosphatase family protein, which yields MALPARPSPTPVLAAIDVGTNAVRLELARPDAEGSLETLHQERDPIRPGEGVFTTGEMPPETADRLLSTLRRYAALCRRHKAQVRAVATSALREARNQQDIVRRVHEEAGLELEVVSGKEEARLICLGVLHRKPANTRSLLVDIGGGSTEVAIATGEKPDELWSLSLGSVRLTEVFDTARAVTPKQLRLMRSFVEETLHKTLPEKLPALPRVALGSSGTIGAVVGFAAAENGGNATVRQLTQTVEALAKMPPERRRKRFDPRRADIIVSGAVILEGVARHLGVESVSVVNRGLRDGLLVDLLYRQDETREDHSLADAAIVMGQRFRFDEKHARQVARLSLALFDGLASLHQLPLSVRPHLEVAALLHDIGTAVSYERHHRHTYYLIHNADIPGLADREREIIARVARYHRRSPPELSHSGMAGLTPSEARRVRKLATLLRLANALDHSHHQPIRDFKVTDGREAVTLHLHARQPLDLELWNVEREVASFRKVFGKRLAIQVHSTGR from the coding sequence ATGGCCCTCCCCGCCCGTCCCTCCCCGACTCCCGTCCTCGCCGCCATCGATGTGGGCACCAACGCCGTGCGCCTGGAGCTGGCCCGCCCGGACGCCGAGGGCTCGCTTGAGACCCTCCACCAGGAGCGAGACCCCATCCGCCCCGGCGAAGGCGTCTTCACCACCGGCGAGATGCCCCCGGAGACGGCCGACCGCCTCCTGTCCACCCTGCGCCGCTACGCCGCCCTCTGCCGTCGCCACAAGGCCCAGGTGCGCGCCGTCGCCACCAGCGCCCTGCGCGAGGCCCGCAACCAGCAGGACATCGTGCGCCGCGTGCACGAGGAGGCCGGCCTGGAGCTGGAGGTCGTCAGCGGCAAGGAGGAGGCCCGCCTCATCTGCCTGGGCGTGCTGCACAGGAAGCCCGCCAACACCCGCTCGCTCCTCGTGGACATCGGCGGAGGCAGCACGGAGGTGGCCATCGCCACCGGCGAGAAGCCCGACGAGCTCTGGAGCCTCTCCCTGGGCTCCGTGCGCCTCACGGAGGTGTTCGACACCGCGCGCGCCGTGACGCCCAAGCAGCTGCGGCTGATGCGCAGCTTCGTGGAGGAGACGCTCCACAAGACGCTCCCGGAGAAGCTCCCCGCCCTGCCCCGCGTGGCGCTGGGCTCGTCCGGCACCATTGGCGCCGTGGTCGGCTTCGCCGCCGCGGAGAACGGAGGCAATGCCACCGTGCGACAGCTCACCCAGACCGTGGAGGCCCTGGCGAAGATGCCGCCGGAGCGCCGCCGCAAGCGCTTCGACCCGCGCCGCGCGGACATCATCGTCTCTGGCGCCGTCATCCTGGAGGGCGTCGCGCGCCACCTGGGCGTGGAGTCCGTCAGCGTCGTCAACCGCGGCCTGCGCGACGGCCTGCTGGTGGACCTGCTCTACCGCCAGGACGAAACGCGCGAGGACCACAGCCTCGCGGACGCGGCCATCGTCATGGGCCAGCGCTTCCGCTTCGACGAGAAGCACGCCCGCCAGGTGGCCCGCCTGTCCCTGGCCCTCTTCGACGGACTGGCCTCGCTGCACCAGCTGCCCCTGTCCGTGCGCCCGCACCTGGAGGTCGCCGCGCTGCTGCACGACATCGGCACGGCGGTCAGCTACGAGCGCCACCACCGCCACACGTACTACCTCATCCACAACGCGGACATCCCGGGCCTGGCGGACCGCGAGCGTGAAATCATCGCGCGCGTCGCCCGCTACCACCGGCGCTCCCCGCCGGAGCTGTCCCACTCCGGCATGGCCGGGCTCACCCCGTCCGAAGCGCGCCGCGTGCGCAAGCTGGCCACGCTGCTGCGCCTGGCGAACGCGTTGGACCACAGCCACCACCAGCCCATCCGCGACTTCAAGGTGACGGACGGCCGCGAGGCGGTGACGCTGCACCTGCACGCCCGCCAGCCCCTCGACCTGGAGCTGTGGAACGTCGAGCGCGAGGTCGCCTCCTTCCGCAAGGTGTTCGGCAAGCGGCTCGCCATCCAGGTCCACTCGACCGGGCGATAG
- a CDS encoding serine/threonine-protein kinase: MPTPPSDSEPARSRVAPFRHPLPPTPHRPRPLFTIEGVRYEAIRELVRMQTGEVLMLARRFPEQGDTLPGLCFVRRLANPSTTPRRTRLGAEILLAFRLRHPAIAQVFHRKVHQDSLHVVMEYVDGPSLETLVSASVARGQPVSESFALYVGAELAEALHHAHTLTDDAGKPLGIIHRDVNPRHVYVGMHGEVKLVNFGAAYSVVIGREESPANLVRGDVAYASPEYLERQTLSPRSDVFSLGVLLVELFTSKHLFDVQDVPRRPEGLRPLQIEFLPSLPLTQMRVLLACFGPTDVEAAVGQLSPDVKQLLHRALRSEPEERFATAADLRDALRSALARRHPGYGRQEAAAEVARLLAEGRVLRDVVEFGEGGLFEEGPEED, from the coding sequence ATGCCGACGCCCCCATCTGACAGTGAGCCGGCCCGCTCCCGGGTCGCACCGTTCCGCCATCCCCTGCCGCCCACGCCCCACCGGCCCCGACCCCTCTTCACCATCGAGGGCGTCCGCTACGAGGCCATTCGCGAACTGGTGCGGATGCAGACAGGGGAGGTGCTGATGCTCGCCCGCCGCTTTCCGGAACAAGGGGACACCCTGCCCGGACTCTGCTTCGTGCGGCGGCTGGCCAATCCCTCCACCACGCCGCGCCGCACGCGGCTGGGAGCGGAGATCCTGCTGGCCTTCCGGCTCCGTCACCCCGCCATCGCCCAGGTGTTCCATCGCAAGGTGCACCAGGACTCGCTGCACGTGGTCATGGAGTACGTCGACGGTCCCTCATTGGAGACACTGGTGAGCGCGAGCGTGGCGCGCGGCCAGCCCGTCTCCGAGTCCTTCGCCCTCTACGTGGGAGCGGAGCTTGCGGAAGCGCTGCACCACGCGCACACGCTGACGGATGACGCGGGCAAGCCGCTGGGAATCATCCACCGCGACGTCAATCCCCGGCACGTCTACGTGGGGATGCACGGCGAGGTGAAGCTCGTGAACTTCGGAGCGGCTTATTCGGTGGTCATCGGACGCGAGGAGTCACCCGCGAACCTGGTCCGGGGCGACGTGGCCTATGCCTCTCCCGAATACCTGGAGCGGCAGACACTGTCGCCACGCTCGGACGTCTTCAGCCTGGGCGTACTGCTGGTGGAGCTCTTCACCAGCAAGCATCTCTTCGACGTGCAGGACGTGCCCCGGCGGCCCGAGGGACTGCGCCCGTTGCAGATCGAGTTCCTCCCTTCCCTGCCACTGACGCAGATGCGGGTGTTGCTGGCCTGCTTCGGCCCGACGGACGTCGAGGCAGCGGTGGGACAGCTCTCACCGGATGTGAAGCAACTGCTGCACAGGGCCCTGCGCTCCGAGCCTGAAGAACGGTTCGCCACCGCGGCGGACCTGCGCGACGCCCTTCGCTCGGCCCTGGCCAGACGGCACCCGGGCTACGGGCGCCAGGAGGCCGCGGCGGAAGTCGCGCGGTTGCTGGCGGAGGGCCGCGTGCTCCGGGACGTGGTGGAGTTTGGCGAGGGCGGCCTCTTCGAGGAAGGCCCGGAGGAGGATTAG
- a CDS encoding S-adenosylmethionine:tRNA ribosyltransferase-isomerase codes for MNAARWPREHPDAARLLHVQPRRERFTDTVASELPNLLREGDLLVMNDAATLPGSLTGRTGSGAAIELRLLSHEPDDTWTAVLFGAGDWRRRTEDRTPPPELPVGARLEVGGLTARVVEVLPPSPRLLRVAFDLTGAALWQALYSAGRPVQYAYTAGPLALWHVQTLYASRPWAAEMPSAGLPLTASVLLRMKARGVRWASLTHAAGLSSTGDAALDAALPRPERSDIPERTVSLVEETRGQGGRVVAVGTTVVRALEGRVTQHGMLVPGEEVTDLLLGPGYVPRVVHGLLTGVHDPGSSHHALLQAFAPLPLLLRASAHAEAAGYLGHEFGDTSLILDA; via the coding sequence ATGAACGCCGCACGCTGGCCCCGGGAACACCCCGACGCCGCGAGGCTCCTGCACGTGCAGCCCCGCCGCGAACGCTTCACCGACACCGTCGCCTCGGAGCTGCCGAACCTCCTGCGCGAAGGCGACCTGCTGGTGATGAACGACGCGGCCACGCTGCCCGGCTCCCTCACGGGCCGCACCGGCTCGGGCGCCGCCATCGAGCTGCGGCTCCTCTCCCACGAACCCGACGACACCTGGACGGCCGTCCTCTTCGGCGCGGGCGATTGGCGCCGGCGCACCGAGGACCGGACCCCTCCGCCCGAGCTCCCCGTGGGCGCACGCCTGGAAGTCGGCGGACTCACCGCGCGGGTGGTGGAGGTGCTGCCTCCATCCCCTCGGCTCCTGCGCGTGGCCTTCGACCTGACCGGCGCGGCGCTCTGGCAGGCCCTCTACTCAGCGGGCCGTCCGGTGCAGTACGCGTACACGGCGGGGCCGCTCGCGCTGTGGCACGTGCAGACGCTCTACGCCTCACGGCCGTGGGCCGCGGAGATGCCTTCCGCGGGCCTGCCCCTCACCGCGTCCGTGTTGCTGCGGATGAAGGCGCGCGGCGTGCGCTGGGCATCCCTCACGCACGCGGCGGGGCTCTCCTCCACGGGCGACGCGGCGCTGGACGCGGCGCTGCCCCGGCCCGAACGCTCGGACATCCCCGAGCGCACGGTGTCCTTGGTGGAAGAGACGCGAGGGCAGGGTGGGCGTGTGGTGGCGGTAGGCACCACCGTGGTGCGCGCACTGGAAGGGCGCGTGACACAACACGGGATGCTGGTGCCGGGCGAGGAAGTGACGGACCTGCTGCTTGGGCCCGGCTACGTGCCCCGGGTGGTGCACGGGCTGCTCACCGGCGTGCACGACCCGGGGAGCAGCCACCATGCGCTGCTCCAGGCCTTCGCGCCGCTTCCGCTCCTGCTCCGGGCTTCGGCGCATGCGGAAGCGGCGGGCTACCTGGGGCACGAGTTCGGCGACACGAGCCTCATCCTGGATGCGTGA
- a CDS encoding zinc-dependent alcohol dehydrogenase, whose translation MKAVVFHGIGDIRLDDVAEPKLKEPTDAIIRLTASAICGTDLHMIRGTMAGMKPGTILGHEGVGVIEELGKDVRNFNVGDRVVICSTIACGNCSYCRAGYYAQCNDANPNGPAAGTAFFGGPEMTGPFDGMQAEKARIPHAAITMVKVPEGVTDDQAILVSDIFPTGYFGAEMAEIKPGDTVAVFGCGPVGLFAIVSARLLGAGRVFAIDSHEDRLALARAQGAEVINFEQEDPVETLKRFTAGIGVDRAIDAVGVDAQHAHHGPAAKKAKAEKPEFKREVEQVAPKQKPDGDNWVPGDAPSQAAQWAVQSLAKAGTLSIIGVYPQTMTAFPIGEAMNKNLTLRMGNCNHRKYVPKLLELVRSGTVDPTAILSHVKSMASAIDAYRNFDLRKPGWVKVELEPGVTVQ comes from the coding sequence ATGAAGGCAGTCGTTTTCCATGGCATCGGGGACATCCGGCTGGACGACGTCGCGGAGCCGAAGCTGAAGGAGCCCACGGACGCCATCATCCGGCTGACCGCCAGCGCCATCTGCGGCACGGACCTGCACATGATCCGCGGCACCATGGCGGGCATGAAGCCCGGCACCATCCTCGGCCACGAAGGCGTGGGCGTCATCGAGGAGCTGGGCAAGGACGTGCGCAACTTCAACGTGGGCGACCGCGTGGTCATCTGCTCCACCATCGCGTGCGGCAACTGCTCGTACTGCCGCGCGGGCTACTACGCCCAATGCAACGACGCGAACCCCAACGGCCCCGCCGCGGGCACCGCCTTCTTCGGCGGACCGGAGATGACGGGCCCCTTCGACGGCATGCAGGCGGAGAAGGCGCGCATCCCGCACGCGGCCATCACCATGGTGAAGGTGCCCGAAGGCGTCACCGACGACCAGGCCATCCTCGTCTCGGACATCTTCCCCACGGGCTACTTCGGGGCGGAGATGGCGGAAATCAAACCCGGTGACACCGTGGCGGTGTTCGGCTGCGGACCGGTGGGCCTGTTCGCCATCGTGAGCGCGAGGCTCCTGGGCGCGGGCCGCGTCTTCGCCATCGACAGCCACGAGGACCGTCTGGCGCTCGCGAGGGCCCAGGGCGCGGAGGTCATCAACTTCGAGCAGGAGGACCCGGTGGAGACGCTCAAGCGCTTCACGGCGGGCATCGGCGTGGACCGCGCCATCGACGCGGTGGGTGTGGACGCGCAGCACGCGCACCACGGCCCGGCCGCCAAGAAGGCCAAGGCGGAGAAGCCCGAGTTCAAGCGCGAGGTGGAGCAGGTCGCGCCCAAGCAGAAGCCGGACGGCGACAACTGGGTGCCCGGCGACGCGCCGTCGCAGGCCGCGCAGTGGGCGGTGCAGTCACTGGCCAAGGCGGGCACGCTGTCCATCATCGGCGTGTACCCGCAGACGATGACCGCGTTCCCCATTGGCGAGGCGATGAACAAGAACCTCACCCTGCGCATGGGCAACTGCAACCACCGCAAGTACGTCCCCAAGCTGCTGGAGCTGGTGCGCTCCGGCACGGTGGACCCCACGGCCATCCTGAGCCACGTGAAGTCCATGGCCTCCGCCATCGACGCGTACCGCAACTTCGACCTGCGCAAGCCGGGCTGGGTGAAGGTGGAGCTGGAGCCGGGCGTCACGGTCCAGTGA
- a CDS encoding SDR family NAD(P)-dependent oxidoreductase translates to MRNQAVLVTGASRGLGRALMEAFARRGARVVGVARDAKALEAAVAPLKAQGLTVHGLAFDVGDKQAIYPLVGAATALVGPLDVLINNASTLGPTPLPLLLDTACEDVSQVLEVNLLGPFRLTKAVAGSMVVRGRGLILNITSDAAVSAYPRWGAYSVSKAALEHLTRIWASEFEGSGVRLLTVDPGDMDTRMHSDALPDADPSTLAKPEDVAARILALVEARDTASGQRFEAARWEAA, encoded by the coding sequence ATGCGGAATCAAGCAGTGCTGGTGACGGGCGCGAGCCGGGGTCTGGGCCGCGCCCTGATGGAAGCCTTCGCCCGGCGGGGCGCCCGGGTGGTGGGCGTGGCGCGCGACGCGAAGGCGCTGGAGGCGGCGGTGGCGCCCCTGAAGGCGCAAGGGCTGACAGTGCACGGGCTCGCCTTCGACGTAGGGGACAAGCAGGCCATCTACCCGCTGGTCGGTGCCGCCACCGCGCTGGTCGGCCCGCTGGATGTCCTGATCAACAACGCGAGCACCCTGGGCCCCACGCCCCTGCCGCTCCTGCTCGACACGGCTTGCGAGGACGTGTCGCAGGTGCTGGAGGTCAACCTGCTGGGGCCCTTCCGTCTGACGAAGGCCGTCGCGGGGAGCATGGTCGTCCGGGGCCGGGGACTCATCCTCAACATCACCTCCGACGCCGCCGTGTCCGCCTATCCCCGCTGGGGCGCTTACAGCGTGTCGAAGGCCGCGCTGGAGCACCTGACGCGCATCTGGGCCTCGGAGTTCGAGGGCAGCGGCGTGCGCCTGCTCACCGTGGACCCGGGTGACATGGACACGCGCATGCACAGCGACGCGCTCCCGGATGCCGACCCCTCGACGCTGGCGAAGCCGGAGGACGTGGCCGCGCGCATCCTCGCGCTCGTGGAGGCCCGGGACACCGCGTCCGGCCAGCGCTTCGAGGCCGCGAGATGGGAGGCCGCATGA
- a CDS encoding helix-turn-helix domain-containing protein: MSEEDLPGRLARNLRTLRETRGATQVQLAKLAGVPRATWAHLESGAANPTLSVLHRVAGALQVSLEELLARPKASARHYRRDSLPMKQRGAAFLRKLLPDPLPGMEFDRMELPPKARITGVPHTPGTREYLACEAGTLALVASGERFVLEAGDVVVFRGDQKHSYENPGARTAVGYSVVLLAPSR; this comes from the coding sequence ATGAGCGAAGAGGACCTTCCAGGCAGGCTGGCGCGCAACCTGAGGACGCTGAGGGAGACGCGAGGGGCCACGCAGGTGCAGCTCGCGAAGCTGGCGGGCGTGCCCCGGGCCACCTGGGCGCATCTGGAGTCCGGCGCGGCGAACCCCACGCTGTCAGTGCTGCACCGGGTGGCGGGGGCGCTGCAGGTGTCACTGGAGGAGCTGCTCGCCCGGCCCAAGGCGAGCGCCCGGCACTACCGGCGAGACAGCCTGCCGATGAAGCAGCGCGGCGCGGCCTTCCTGCGCAAGCTCCTGCCGGATCCACTGCCGGGCATGGAGTTCGACCGGATGGAGCTGCCGCCCAAGGCGCGCATCACCGGCGTGCCCCATACACCCGGCACGCGCGAGTACCTGGCCTGTGAGGCTGGGACCCTGGCGCTGGTGGCCAGTGGCGAGCGCTTCGTGCTGGAAGCGGGCGACGTCGTCGTCTTCCGGGGAGACCAGAAGCACTCCTACGAGAACCCTGGCGCGCGCACGGCGGTCGGATACTCCGTCGTGCTGCTTGCTCCGTCGCGGTGA
- a CDS encoding DUF2019 domain-containing protein: MTTEETVEEFAQNVAAQTDAIGRGDAKTGNKHADRYIAAFDQLRALGDPGREALAVLLTHPRIDVRTTAATCLLRYKNAEARAVLEEAAKGKGLFSFGAQQALKRWEEGTWSLDPA; the protein is encoded by the coding sequence ATGACCACCGAAGAGACGGTCGAGGAGTTCGCACAGAACGTGGCCGCTCAAACGGACGCCATCGGGAGAGGCGACGCGAAAACCGGAAACAAGCACGCGGATCGATACATCGCGGCATTCGACCAGTTACGTGCTCTTGGGGATCCTGGGCGTGAAGCATTGGCGGTGCTGCTGACGCATCCTCGGATAGATGTTCGAACCACCGCCGCGACTTGCCTGCTTCGCTACAAGAACGCAGAGGCTCGGGCGGTGCTTGAAGAAGCGGCGAAGGGCAAGGGGCTGTTCTCATTTGGGGCGCAGCAGGCGCTGAAGCGATGGGAAGAAGGGACCTGGTCCCTGGACCCTGCTTGA